Genomic segment of Streptomyces sp. NBC_01210:
GTCCGCCCTCTCCGAGCGCATGCACGAGCAGTTTCCCTTCCACGGCGACAACGGGATTCACGTCCTCCTGTCGCAGACCGCGGACGGGGCGCTGACCATCGGCGACAGCCACCACTACGGAAAGACGCACGACCCGTTCGAGAGCGAAGCGGTCAGTGAGGCGATCATGGATTACCTCAAGACGTTCGCCAACGCCCCCGATCTGTCCATCGCCCAGCGCTGGACCGGCTACTACCCCTCAGCTCCCCGAGGAGCAACAGAAGTAGTGGTCAACCCCGAGCCCGGCGTCACGGTCGTCAACGGCCTCGGTGGCGCGGGAATGACCCTCTCCTTCGGACTCGGTGAGGAAAACCTCGCAGCCTGACCCGCCTGACCCCTTTCCATGGAAGCCCCCAGGGACGCACTCGGCGCCCTCGGGGGCTTCTGTGCTCCGAGGGCACCGTCACCGGGCTCGTCCAGACCGTCGTGTGCGCTGAACCGGGTGACAGCGGTGGCGCGCTGTTCACGCAGGACGGCAGCGCAATCAGCATCACCCTCGCGCCGCGACGGAACTGCATCTTCGGCGGCACGACGTTCTTCCAGCCGGTCACCACCGCCCTGGCTGCGGTTGCCGCCACTATCGGGCGACCAGGGCGGCAACTCAGGTGCCCAGAAAGGGAACGCTCCTCAAACGGCCGCCAGAACGTGGGCGGCGACAGCCGCAACAACAACCAAGGTCGCTCACACGCGAATCCTCCCTGTGCGAAGCGGTTCCGGGCGCGTGTGGCCCGGAACCGTCCGCGTCAGGTGGCGGCGCACCCGTTGGCTGCGACGCTGTTGCCCCTATGCACCTGCACCGGCCAGGGCAGGCACGGCGGCAAGTATGCGTGCTCTGACATCCTCCACCGGGCCGACGGCATCCACGTTGGCCAGGATGCCCAGCGCTGCGTACCGCACGAGCAGGGGGGCTGTCCGCTCGGTGCAAGCGGCCAGTCGACGCCGGATGATGCGCTCGCGGTCGCCCTCTCGTCTGATCAGCCGACCGCCGCATGTGTCGCAGGCTCCGGACACCCGGGGCGGGGCGAAATTCACGTTCACGACCAGGTTGCAGGACTGACAGGCCCGCCGTCCTGCCAGACGGCGCTCGACCTCGGTGGTGGAGACTTTGAGGGCCAGCACGTGATCGAGTCGTCTTCCCTGCACGGCCAGCATCCCATCCAGGAGTACCGCCTGGTGCACATTGCGCGGGAACCCGTCCAGCAGGAACCCTGCTGCTGCGTCCTCCGCGGCGATGCGCGCCTTCACCATCGCCATCGTGATGTGATCCGGCACCAGAGCCCCGGAGTCCATGTACTTCTTGGCCTGGCGTCCGAGGAGCGTGCCGTCGCGGAAATGGGCTCGGAACAGGTCACCACTGGAAATCGACGGAATGCCCAACCGTTCTGCGAAATGGCGGGCCTGGGTTCCTTTTCCGAATCCGGGCGGGCCTATCAGGACTACGTGCATCGATCTCTCCCGTTCGGGGTTGAGGTTCTGTCTCTGCCGACTGCCGCCGTCGGTGTCAGCCGTCGCCGGGTGACGTCGCCGAGCTGGCGGTTCTCGGCCACATCGCGGAGGAGGCGGCGCATGATCTTGCCGGAGCTGGTCTTGGGGAGCTCGGCGACCAGCGTGATCCGCTTGGCTTTCGCGATGGCACCCAACGCCTGCCCGACGTGTATGCGCAGGTGGTTGACGAGGTTTTGGTCCTCGCTGGCGGAGCCGCGGAGGATGACGAAGGCGACGATGGCCTGGCCGGTGGTCTGGTCGGCGGCGCCGACGACGGCTCCCTCGGCGACCTTGGAGTGCGGCGAC
This window contains:
- a CDS encoding AMP-binding enzyme; the protein is MATTSPPSRWNALWSPHSKVAEGAVVGAADQTTGQAIVAFVILRGSASEDQNLVNHLRIHVGQALGAIAKAKRITLVAELPKTSSGKIMRRLLRDVAENRQLGDVTRRRLTPTAAVGRDRTSTPNGRDRCT
- a CDS encoding adenylate kinase, translated to MHVVLIGPPGFGKGTQARHFAERLGIPSISSGDLFRAHFRDGTLLGRQAKKYMDSGALVPDHITMAMVKARIAAEDAAAGFLLDGFPRNVHQAVLLDGMLAVQGRRLDHVLALKVSTTEVERRLAGRRACQSCNLVVNVNFAPPRVSGACDTCGGRLIRREGDRERIIRRRLAACTERTAPLLVRYAALGILANVDAVGPVEDVRARILAAVPALAGAGA